The window atttgaaaattgacgagTTTTAATCAATACatttgattttcgattttccgtGGCGTTTAATTAACcacaaaaatgtcgaaaactgtGGTAAATGTTATGTTGTAGAATATATATCttatgaagaaaaatgtcCACGGTACCTCAAAGTAAAGAGACTTCGTATTTATGTTTACATCTTTAGTATCTTCTTTCTGGATTGATTGTTCGTTGAAATTATGACTATTCTCTGCCATTCTGACGCTTTTGAACGTCATTGCAATTTATTCATGCTGTCTGCGCTATGTTCACTTTTTTATTCACgtgttcaagttttttttccccaccccGTTTCTCTCAACAACATTGTTTACACCACCGTGAAACGTGAGAGTGTCTCAATATTATCGCGATGTGAGaagggtttgaaaaaaatatcagtattatattttttatcccaaTCCACTATCTATGTCATACATTTCGTGAAacgcaattattttcatttagaCGCGTCAAATTGATGATCGAAAATCGCCGTTGTAGGAAATACTTGACAACGAATttaaattcgaataataatataaccgGGGCTCATATCTAACCGAACTTTATTATGATACCGTTCTACACGAGATTTACTTTATAATATAGTCGGGATTTTCATACACTTTGGGAAGAAACGTATAATATTCTTTGTCAGTACTATAATACAttacttaaaaatattttatagttataaattggaaattgCAGTAGAGAGTTGTTACTTCCTTACATGCAAAATAACTTACGATCGAGTTGATTTGTATCATTGCTACATCGGCAATTTCTGCAGTTATATGGGACCTGTACCTAAGAGATTCTAATTTTTGGCACCGGTCATTTTACTTTTGTGACTATAGCCAGCTGGGTGAGTGTCACGCTTGCAACTTATATAATACCATAAATACTGTGCGgtgggtaatttttttactgctGATTTTCTCCAATGCAGTGCCTGTAACAGATCTTTAGCAGATTTTTCGATCTGATTTTCAAAACCGTAGCATGAAGATCTGAAATCACTTGTTTGAATGTAAATCATAGGAGTGGAGAATTAATATCTAAACCCTGCAGAAGTATGTCGCATtggggtggtccttatttagggTGTTGGCGAACTTTTTCCATGCCATCCCCCAAATCGATTCTAAATGATTCAAAagcaatttatttcaattctttgtATCGTCCCAGTAGGATTTTCTCGccataagaataacatggAATTTTATGACCACTCGACACTTTGTTCTTTTCACTAGGGCAATTTTGGCGAGAAAAGTCTGAATCAAACGGGGATTTATAATATCGCGGGTATAGTCAACTCTTTTAGAggatattttttcctttctgaTTGCTTGATCGCTCAATTATTTCCAGCAAAtttcagaaagaaaaaatatcttcgaAAAGAGCTAATTGTACTTGACAAATCCCCGTTTGATCTAACTATTTCCCATGAAAATTtccggaaagaaaaaataaagtgtaAAGTGACGATAAAATCCCGTGTTATTCTTACGGCGGAACAAAACCCTCGTGGGACAGCATAAGGAGTAGagatataaatatgaaaaatttagagagttgtttttaaatcatttaaaGTCGGTTTGGGAGGCGGTAAGGAAAAAACTGGTCGACATCCtgaataaggaccaccctaatctCGCATGTATCCCTTTGGATCAGTCTTGGCTATAAGGCTCTTTAAGGCCGGTCACTTTTTAGAGTCTGTGCATCAAGTCCCCGGGAAGTCAGCTCAAAACTTTTCGCTCGCAATAGCGAGAGGGCCGACGGCGCCGGGTTTGAAGGCCGGCTGGTGATGAGGGGTCGTCGAATTCGAGGGAGTTCCACCGCCCCTCTGCATCTGGGCGGTTTCGTAAAGCGTTTTCTGCATCACGGCGAGGGACACTTTGTTCGCTGAGAAAAAATCCTTCATGGAAATCAGCTCGCCGGACAACCGTCTGGGGGTCTCCGAAGAGTCAGGTTCCCCGACCGAGCTGTGCATCGAGTCCCTGGCGCCGATTTTcgtcggccttcgtcgggcgCAGTAGACGGCAGAGACGGAAGATCGCCTCCTGGGAAGACGGGGTGCGGCCATTCCGCCCCCGTCGCATCGCAGCCTCTCTATCACCCAGTTAAGCCCCTGTTTTATCACGATCGAGGTGACGTTGAGCAGCGAGTAAATGCAGCAGCACCCTGTCACCAGGAAGAAGAAGTTCGCCAGCCGGTACCAGTGCACCAATGGATAGTTCGGCTGCTGGGTCGTCACGAAATCGCCGAAGCCGATGGTCGCGAAGCTCACGAAGCAGAAGTACAAAGCCTCGAAGTAACTCCAGCCTTCCAGAGGCGCGTACACCGCCGCTGCGCAACAAGCAATCCCGCACGAGGCCAGCGACAAGTACAGCATCACCCAGTAGACGCTCGGCTTCCAGTGCTCCAGACccacgtcgtcgtcgtcgtcgtccagGATGTCGGGAAGCGAAGCTCTCGCCCGGGTCGAGCCTCGCGAAATTCGTCTCGAGGCGAGCGTAGTTTTTCGCAGACGTTTCTTCAGCCGTCGCAAGTGGATGCTGCGCAGCACCCAGGCCAGGAAGGTGATTATCCTCTCCAGGAAGAGGTTGAAGAACAGGATACCACCTGGCGGGGTGATATTTTGAGTAAGAGTGACAAGTTTGCGACCACGGTTTAACGCTGGTTCTCCTTTTTTATCTGGAGACAAGTTTGGAAGACAGTCAGTCAAGTGTCTGCGGATCAGCGGAgcgcaaattttttaactattaCCGTTTCAGTAACTTCGAATATTCTTTACCCTCGTTCGGTTTTAGATGCGAATAATCAAAGAACAAGCCGACATTTTCAGACCAAAAATTGACGGTGAACTTATGGGGGGTGCGATACATATATTCCCCACGTCTTACCGGAACAGCCCAAGAATCCGTAGAGAACAACGGCGACGCGTCCAGCGGTCGTCTGAGGGGCGGTGCTGCCGTATCCTGTAAAGGAGATGGTTAAATATGGGTCAGTCGAGGCGACGAGATAATTTAAAACGCTTATCTCGCCGAGTGGAGTTCTCCGCAATACACGATCGCGCGACATTCTCTTGATTTCGTTGTGTGCCCGGAAAGCCGCGAAGAATAGAAGCTAAGGAGACGCGGAATGAGCGGGTGTATTTGTGAGCGTGCAATTGCGGGCCGAGGATGGAGGCATATTAGCATCTCGGAATCTACCCTCCTACATTCCCACGCATCGCGGGTCGCCGACCTGACGGACCTTTCTTGCCGTCATTATAAGtcgattataaattatattcttCAGCAGGAAACTGAAAATACGCATGCGGCCGGaggaagaagataaaaattacagaaaatccACCAGGTGGATATAGGCGTGCGTGTGAGtgtgttaataataattaaatttcggaTATTCGGTGAAATTAAGTAGGTGAGATTAGGGAGTTTATCAATGATAATATTTCTCGCGTCATCGCAAAACGAAAGGCTTGTAAAGATTTATTTTGAGGAATAATCGTTTGCTTAATagacaaaatattattactaatTCGCTTGAACTGGAAATTTGAGTTTCATGCGTACGATTAATTTCGATTTCTTTCTCTAATTGTCGAACAAAAAAAGTCTGCGGTACATTTAGCGAAGAGTAAAGTATTTGAATATCGTtcgattaataaaaaaaaaatgtcattcgTTCAATTCAGTGGAGCACGCTTTGTGATTTTTACTAAATTATTgaagaatgatttttaacaatcTTTGTGAAACTTCGAATGAACTAAGAACAAGATTAATGACGAAATTTTTAACGCTCTGATTATATTTAATCACAAAGTGATCGTGTGGGAAGACGAaagtgttaatttttttagaaattcttACTACGACActtcacaaattttcaaacctaaTACTTTCACACtttgttcaaagatttttcaacattttgcaAAGTAAAATATTACTCCGATACTGTAATATCCTACATTCGAAATCTCGTCTTAAGCCTACCAATTTAAAGATCAAAAAATTCCACAACCCAATTCTCCCATTCAAGGAGTGGTGATAAATGAGTCGACAAGAATTAATACATTCTGATTTCTCACCGATCGTCGAGACGATGGTTCCAACGAAGTGAAAACTTCCCGGAAAGTCCCAGCGTCGCCGTTTGTTGATAATGCCGGCTGACGAAGCGTTTCCGTAGGCGGATAGAAGTTCGTGTAACCGGTGAACGGCTTCAGACCCTGGCTGAAGGTGTTGTTTTCGAAAGTTGTGATAGACGCGCCAAAATTCAGCAGCCTGAAGATGACGAGTTGATTCggtaaacaaagaaagaagatatataatagaaatattatatacatatatgtatgaacCGTTGTAAACACGTTGCAGGTTGATTGGCGTTTTGTTGCTGTAATTCTTCCCATAACATTTCTCAATCCCCGATCCATTACCCCGACGGTTATTTATATACAGGTATAGTACACAAGTGTATATCACGCATGTTGTACTTATTTACATTCGCGTCCAGAAGTATACAGCCCTGCATGATTACGTCAGGGATTTTTATCTCCTCGCAAAGAATCGGAGCAGCTCGATTTACGATGCCAAGTCACTGGCGCCAAGTTTTTCTCACCGCATTTTCGGTAACCGTTTGAACCTTAATCATAATCTATCATGCCTCGTGTGGAATTCATGTCACGTTTCATCGCCGTAAACAAACTCTGAGATCCTTCTGACATACGCGAGTTCGTACGCGATTGAACCAAATCGCATGATTGCAAAATTTCGCTTTGTACCACCGAGTGAGCCGAGTATCCGTGAAACAAGAAATCGACGATGAGCTTATGACgtgtgaataattattgaaaggCAGAAAAATAGTAGATAGTAAGGATAGGACGCGTTTTCGAGAGGAAGTGAGGAGAAGACAAACTTCCATGTGGCGCAAGGGTTGCATGTGCAAAAATTCGCAACgtcaaatttcgaatacaGGGGAGCGAAAAAAACGAGGTAATATATGCTTCACTCCGATTTTGGGACGCGGTACGAAACGTTTTAGGAAAGTGTCCCACCTGTCGAACTTCGAGGTCAGCTTCCAGCCGTTGAAAAAGAGCGGCACCGGCGAGCATGTAGGCGGCCAGGACGCCGGCTAGCAGGACGAACCTTGCGTTGTCCTCCGCGAGGCCTCCGCACATGCACATCCCCGATGACTCTCATCGCTCTGCCCTGAGCGGACGAATCGCATCCCCTCTCCGCGTTTTTTTCCTCCACGTGCACAACGACGGCCACCGTTGAACCGGAAACGCGCAAACTCCAGATCTCGTCAGCGATGTAAAGACGTTCACCAAGCACCTATCTTCTAGGTGGTATGCGGGGCGAAGAGCTCTCTCTGCggacaaagagagagagagacagagagagatagagatgTTTAGTAGATATAACAATCGGTTCATCAGTTGAACTAAAATAGATGTAGGTTGAAGGATGGATGTCGAGGGCTTGGATCGTGTTATAGACGCCCACTGTATCAATCGGAACGAGAACGTGTCAGAGATTAATGAAATTCTTCAATCAGATAACTGATCGTTATATTCGACAAATCGGATTCTGCACTTCGCTCAAACCTGGCACGTTGAACGCGGATGTCGTTTATATCGGATAGGCGACATCACGTTTCGCATTGAGATCAAAATACGTGGTACAtgtttgtgtatgtatatttgcTTCTACTTTTGACTTTGTAGATTTATCTGCTGATATCCCGAGGATTGCATTCGAAGAATTGGCATACCTGTAAGATTTATTGCCGTTACCATATTCGCAAAGCCGTTTTAGAGATCGTAAGTACGAAAGTGGAGAAGCGTCTCAcgtgaaatttgttcaaattccAGGTCGCGACGAATGCAAagtaaaatctaaaaatatggCTGTATTAAAAGAAACTGCAAATCaacggatttgaattttttcaaatcgcagGTTACCgcgcgaaaaaaaagaatttgttcAAACCGGAATGCAATTGTGCTATTGTAGTCTATGAACCAGCAATATCGATCACAACTAATCGTGacccaaatttgaaaatgtatccAATCACATATTAGATGctcataattttataatttttacgcAAATGCCACCTTCAAGTACTAGAATAtacgtacgtaggtataatacacaTTTGCGGTTCACGATCAATTGGCAGACAGTATTCAGTTTGCGTGGGTGCTGATTAGGTACACAAGGTATACCCATTGTCAGTATACGCGTACGGATGTGTGTACAATGAACCTGCAGAGTCCGTGAGAACGACAAGAACCTTATTATAACGCTGCTGTGTAACCGACGATTAGAGGCTTGGAATACATTATACAGAACGGGTAGCGGATCGTCACAGATCATTATAATGTACTTCTCTGACTCGTTGTACCTGATATTTCACACGTACTTAGCCACGGACTcgtgttaaatttttcttgacTGCAGATTATTGCGGGACTTGAAGAGGATAGACCGGGGACGGATTTGCAGGATATATAGTTTGCGAAATATTTCCCCATGTGAAtgagggtgaaaaataaaactgtggataaaaaaatgttaatttatAGACCGTATATGACGAGCCGACCGATGTGCGATGCTTTTGGCGTTGCCAAAAAGGGTGTAGTTTTCTAGGGCAATCTCGGGGGGCTGTCATTGAAAGTCTGGGATCCTTTGAGCcgttaaaaatagaaatagatCTTCGTTTGCGGGCATTGAGCGCGTGTCCTCGTCCgcgagagaagaagaagcgaaAAAGAAGCGGAAGAAAAACACGagtgaatagaaaaagaagaggaaaaataaaacgacagTTTTAGAGCCGCTGGGGAAAGTAAACGTTGGGTTAGATAAAGGAGATAATTAGCCGGTGGAATGAAAAGTGCGACCGAAATGTCACGGCGTTGCAATGcgtcaaaaataattcccccTCCTTTGCTCGCAGCTCGTGTCTTACGTGCTGTCGCAGCTATtatcgttttattatttttcttttcattttgcttttctttttcttccaaattTAACACCAAAAATAGCACAGACGTGTGGCGTGTCTTGAAAGATATAGTCATTTAAGTTACACCGCTGCATCCATCGCTCACATGCACAGATATTACAATACTGtgttagatttttttaactcccttatttttgatatttttaaagcAAATCAAGAAGGgcattaaataaaataaacatacgCACCAATCGCGGATTATTCTCttctttgaactttttttttaaaccgatATCAAAATCGGAACAATTATCCCGAATATACGTGCGAAGAGTATAAGTTGAATCACGCTgtataaaagtaatttctacgtgactgcaaaaaaaaaaaacgaacacaAGCAACTCATCAAAATTGCTTagcattcaatttttcgtGCACTAACTTGGAAAGCGTTATCCAATTATGCATGGAGAAAGTTCGATCAGCGGTAACCgcgaattaaaataattacagtAAAACCCACAGGTAAATATGGGTATACAGGTGTATACGTAAATATCACTTTGATAACAATGATTACGAATTTCTCTTTCGATTCCATCACGTACAATGCAAACAATGCAATTGGTTTACTTCTATTGTATTACCGAAAGTTTCTAGATTCGTTTAGAAACATGGATAAAAAGAAGACTCTAACTTTTCTCCGGAACGTTATTTCAATCAATGTCGTGCACGCAACGTAGATCCAACAgtttactaaaaaaaatcatccggCTACGGAGGACGACGATTTGAAACATACCGTTTCAACGTTTATTACCCGTTTGGATTTCCGTCGAAATTACCTTTTCTGCGGTATCAAAGTTTTATCGACTACAATAAGAGTTGATCGCGGTTTCTCCTTCGACGTTTTGTCTATAATACCAGTCTATTACTTTACTGATTGACGACTGAATAATGTTTTCGGATGCACTGCAGAGCGAGGCGTTAAACACCAAACATACATATTCCACATAAATGTTCCTAACCCGAAAGCAAAATCGAACATTTAGGTTcttactgtattttttttcttgggtttccagtgtaaaaaatatcgatatcgCATTTTTCAGGACaaactttgattaaatttaataTGAATGATCCCATTGTCAGACTataaattagaatttttttttcatcttcaaatACACATAACAATgtgtaaacgaaaaaaaatgtctcaaaCATGAAAAATTCCATGTATTAGTTTGCTCGGTTTATAACTTTCAACAAATTTGATTAAACGGGATagaatctgaattttttgaaccgtttgaaaaaatcgaagctgttagaaatttcacatttctcGGCCGTAGATTTAGGCAGATTCAGGTGGGAGTATAAGGTGACGGTGAAACAAGCATGACTCACTTCGCGGTTCTTTAATATGCCACATGTGTTAGGTATCGTTgagtgattttaattttattttcatgttcTAGTGTACGAGTCGATGActgttcaaataaaaaataagaaaaaaaacaccaggTTCCCGCTTGATTTATCGCATTCATTTCGCCGGAGAGAATTAACAGATTGCGTTTTAAGGCATGTATGTATCATAATTAGTTGGGATTTCGGGAGGCAAGCGAATACCGCACGGCGGCAAAATCGGTCcattgcaaaaaaagaaaaaagtccaAATAATCACGTAGGTGTATCCGTCACGTTTGATTATAACGTATATGCAGAAAAATTATACCGCGcggtttaataaaaatatattttattaatataacAGTCGCATCTAGGCAAGCTAACGGCAttcgtataatgtataatagaGGTTTATAAATAGAATATTATTACAAAGAATGTAACAACGTCGCGATCGTTACGGCGATagaatattatacacgtggAAATCCTATCTGTATATAGtgcgtatatattataaactaccttatatgtatataatatatatatttataaatttatcattttgataataataatctctCTATAATAATACTATGGAAGGCAATACGGGCACTTACGCGTTAATGAACACGTGACAATTAATTATACCTAGTGATTCTTGTGtatcttaaaaatatgtataaaatatcgaaaCTGATTAGGTATCATAGCTCGGCAGATAAAACTGTCTTATTACAACCTAGGATGTGTCTATACTATAATATAacattgtataaatatgtacttTTTGTCTCTCAGGTTAATGTCTCGGCTGAGGAGCTTCCTCTAGCTTTCTCCAAACGACCTGTAACCAAAccaaatatcattttttcattagttTATCGACTGGTTAgcggaaaataaaatacgatgTAACGAGATCATTTTAGCGTAATAATTTACCCAGTTTCTCACTCTTACTCCTTAAAATCTTTGCAACCAGTATTAAATGACGAAGCGAATTCTAACGAGTTGCCAAGCGAATGAGAAGTTtaggaattttcttttcaaacgaATCTTCAGTTATCCGGGAGTATCAATCGATGACGACGATTCAGCAGTTAGAAACAAAGATCAACTCACATTGCACATTTCTCTGACCAACGCCTTTTCGCCGTCGTGACCACCTTCTCTCTCAAGCTGTTCCCTGACTTCCAAAACTTGAAGAGCTCGAACCACGGCCTCGGGACGACCTCCTAGGGGGGTGCTATCGGCGGGAGAGTTTGGGTTTTCCCAAACTTCACCAGGGGGTGGTTCCCATCCTTGCGCCCTGGCTTGCAGCACGCTTTTATCCTCCTCAAGCTGCTTTACTCGCTGTTCGAGGCTTCGAACGTACTGCATAGTTTGGTCTGCAATGAGAAAATGTAAAtggtggaatttttatttttggattGAAATGTTTCAGTGATAATGGAATAAGTATAGTGTTGATCAACTAGGGTTTTGCTTTtcaaagagagagaagaaaaaaaggaaaagtaTCTTAGCTTCCGGTCCGCGGAAATTGTGAAATAGCTCTTTAGCCGGTTTCgtgcattttttcatttgcatCCTCTGCATGCGTCGAAAGAAGAAGTTATTTTTTGCTCTACTGATCGTGAGTTTGCTTGAGACAATTCCTTGAAATCTGCGTGCGGATTGTCGGACATTATCTGAAGCGGTGGTTACATATCTTATTCGATATATAGAGTGGGAATCCGGGGCCGAGTCAGTTGGTTTCATCACGTTCCATGCAGCTCGTCGGGCAATTAGCTTGGTAATTACGATTTCGTATTATTTAATCGCTGTCTGAAGTTACCAGGTCGGCGAAATCGTCGTCTAGAACTGCGTTACCAAATTCCCGTGTATGTTAACGTTTACCACGTTCAAAAATCCGTGAAAGATACTCGAAACACGCTTCCTGCGTCGCGACACTTTCACTTATTTATAGtgttgaaatagaaaattccTGTGAAATACAATGAGAAAAACAAGGAGATGAAGACTTGGAAGATATTTAACAAAATTACGTCATTGGTTACCGATTATCTACAGGTTTCCAATAGTCAGTCGTCTAATATTTTTGCTAAATATTCCAGAAattctctctatatatatataacgaaTTGAATCAGACTAACTTTTCGATTTGGAACATTTGCATACTTCAATCGAGTCATTTCACcggatataatttataaattctgatcaattttcaatgtaTTACTAATTTTAGGGAAGGATAGTTTCATCATGTGTTTTCTGTTGTTAATTGAAAGATATCTGAAGCAAAGTATAAACCGATCGAAAAAGATACTGTCTGCAACTATAAAGTATATTTAAATGTGTACATcagaaaatagtgaaattcgattgcataaaaattttataattactgTTTGTAACGGAAATGAGAACTCTATGCATATGCATATAATCAGTGGGACTTTTTTCCCATGAAGCCTCGCTATCGTTACACAGAATAAAGTTTCTTCATTGCGGAAAATAGCATTCATGAATGAACCTTTTTCCGATCATCCAACACGCGTAAAAAGTTGAGAGAAAAGTATTCAGCCTAATTTTACTAATTCGTACTGTTCGTACTGTCCAGTAACTACAACTAGTTTGCATTTACTCCTAAACAATGTGTCGTTGTAGAAACTCGTTATCTGTGgaaacctgagttttcgaacAATTAGCTCGATAGATCGGAACGTTGGATACATCCTTTGACAGTGTCTTCTAAACTGATCCCCAATTGATCAAAGTTTCGACCTTTACCCGCACCCTGCAGGAAATACACTTGATCCTAGATCCAAACGTCGCAGATCGATTCCACATCGTGTGTGTAGGTGCAATAACTAATTGGCAGCGGTGATTAGGAAGGGGAAGAGAGCCAGCGGTTCGGGCATTCGACGTTGTAACATtaagaaatattcaccgttAAAAGTGGAGGTGTGTCTTGACCTCGACGGCACAGTCTCCTCGGCGTTGGTACTGGAGCTGGAACCATCTCCGTCGTCCCTCTGTCCGCCGCCTCTCTCTTCGTCGAGGTAGAGGCAGAGCTCTTTGAGTTCCAGGTTGTCCTTGATGAGCTCCTGCTGCTTGTTGTCGAGCTGCCTGAGCTTGTTTTGGTAGGCCGAAACCTCCTGCCGCATCACGCTAGCCGTGTACCTTCCGAACCTCTGCCATTCCCTCGCCAGCTTTCTACCCTTCTGACGATCGTCGTCCAGGAAGCAGCAGAGGTCCCGGAGCTCCTGGTTGTCGTCGCTCAGACGCTGGTTCGCCTCCTTCAGGGCCCGAAGCTCGTTCAACTGCGAAGAAATCATCACCGATACTTTGAGCTTACAGTTTTATGCCCTACTTCCTGCTCCAGGTAGCTGCTATGCCAATGAATTATGGGCCTGTTACACGGCCCCGTATTACCACCGCTTATTGACCCCGAGAACCTCGTACGCGTGATCCTTCTTCCCTGTGCGATTCGTTTACAAGATTCATTGCTGGCTTATTTAACGTATTTCCAGACTTGTCTACGTTTCTATCACTGCTGtttattctttgtttcttattattttacgAGAGGCAAATTTAGGATTCTGCATAATTAATTTTGGTACGCATGTGGAGAATAGCCGGTAACTGGGCCTGTGGGGTGCAGTTCGGAATCAGCTTGCAAACTGGTTTAGCGAGAATAAGATAACTGCTTGTATCATCTTatttgaggaaatttttttttatttaaacacgAAATGTTCGGTTCGATGACCTAATGCTTA is drawn from Neodiprion fabricii isolate iyNeoFabr1 chromosome 3, iyNeoFabr1.1, whole genome shotgun sequence and contains these coding sequences:
- the LOC124179048 gene encoding potassium channel subfamily K member 13-like; translation: MCMCGGLAEDNARFVLLAGVLAAYMLAGAALFQRLEADLEVRQAAEFWRVYHNFRKQHLQPGSEAVHRLHELLSAYGNASSAGIINKRRRWDFPGSFHFVGTIVSTIGYGSTAPQTTAGRVAVVLYGFLGCSGGILFFNLFLERIITFLAWVLRSIHLRRLKKRLRKTTLASRRISRGSTRARASLPDILDDDDDDVGLEHWKPSVYWVMLYLSLASCGIACCAAAVYAPLEGWSYFEALYFCFVSFATIGFGDFVTTQQPNYPLVHWYRLANFFFLVTGCCCIYSLLNVTSIVIKQGLNWVIERLRCDGGGMAAPRLPRRRSSVSAVYCARRRPTKIGARDSMHSSVGEPDSSETPRRLSGELISMKDFFSANKVSLAVMQKTLYETAQMQRGGGTPSNSTTPHHQPAFKPGAVGPLAIASEKF
- the LOC124177162 gene encoding coiled-coil domain-containing protein 85C, with the translated sequence MSNKNKPLQHHHQQQQNQQQHAAHMIKPVQETVPPRYQPPPQPTTGILKHHPHFPPGSSSQTGAPPPPPNSAVNGLHPHQGHAQIHRVQPPGQKDAQGKYTAKIVPPDHPTSAKQHSLHGYNVQGKVPQGQIPPASQYPLTQVVQRQRITDEDFLRLGPVEMLKFVRKTESDISRVATEQNRQIQSLLNELRALKEANQRLSDDNQELRDLCCFLDDDRQKGRKLAREWQRFGRYTASVMRQEVSAYQNKLRQLDNKQQELIKDNLELKELCLYLDEERGGGQRDDGDGSSSSTNAEETVPSRSRHTSTFNDQTMQYVRSLEQRVKQLEEDKSVLQARAQGWEPPPGEVWENPNSPADSTPLGGRPEAVVRALQVLEVREQLEREGGHDGEKALVREMCNVVWRKLEEAPQPRH